Proteins encoded by one window of Brevibacterium atlanticum:
- a CDS encoding acyl-CoA dehydrogenase family protein: MTTTTTATPATTADPSDLLDLAGLFTDTELEFRDKVRAFVDERIRPNIADWYENAVFPTEIVPEMGAQGLLGMHLKGYGCPGRSAVEYGLAALELEAGDSGLRTFVSVQGSLAMSAIHKFGSEEQKNRYLPGMAKGEIIGCFGLTEPTAGSDPASMATTANRNADGTWTLNGAKRWIGLASIAQIAVIWAATDDGIRGFLVPTDTEGFTATPIARKLSMRASIQCDITLDDVALPAEALLPGAEGLKGPFSCLNEARYGIMWGAMGAARDSFEVALDYAQNRLQFDKPLTSYQITQEKLVNMAIEIQKGTLLAIQTGRLKDAGTLDPVQISVGKLNNCREAIQICRDARAMLGGNGITLDYSPLRHANNLESVRTYEGTDEVHTLILGRHITGQQAFR, encoded by the coding sequence TTGACCACCACAACCACCGCCACCCCCGCAACCACTGCCGACCCCTCGGACCTCCTCGACCTCGCAGGACTCTTCACCGACACCGAGCTCGAATTCCGCGACAAGGTCAGGGCGTTCGTCGACGAGAGGATCCGCCCGAACATCGCCGACTGGTACGAGAACGCGGTCTTCCCGACCGAGATCGTGCCGGAGATGGGCGCCCAGGGGCTGCTCGGCATGCACCTGAAGGGCTACGGCTGCCCGGGTCGGTCCGCCGTCGAATACGGGCTTGCCGCACTCGAACTCGAGGCCGGCGACTCCGGCCTGCGCACCTTCGTGTCCGTGCAGGGATCGCTGGCGATGTCGGCGATCCATAAGTTCGGCTCCGAGGAGCAGAAGAACCGGTACCTGCCCGGAATGGCCAAAGGTGAGATCATCGGCTGCTTCGGACTGACCGAACCCACCGCCGGCTCCGACCCCGCCTCGATGGCGACGACCGCGAACCGGAACGCCGACGGAACCTGGACCCTCAACGGGGCCAAACGGTGGATCGGGCTCGCCTCGATCGCGCAGATCGCCGTCATCTGGGCCGCCACCGACGACGGCATCCGCGGATTCCTCGTCCCCACCGACACCGAAGGGTTCACCGCCACCCCGATCGCGCGGAAGCTCTCGATGCGGGCCTCCATCCAGTGCGACATCACCCTCGACGATGTGGCCCTCCCGGCCGAGGCCCTCCTTCCCGGAGCGGAGGGGCTGAAGGGGCCGTTCTCCTGCCTCAACGAGGCACGCTACGGGATCATGTGGGGTGCGATGGGCGCGGCCCGCGACTCCTTCGAAGTCGCACTTGACTACGCCCAGAACCGTCTGCAGTTCGACAAGCCGCTCACCTCCTACCAGATCACGCAGGAGAAGCTCGTGAACATGGCCATCGAGATCCAGAAGGGCACTCTGCTCGCGATCCAGACCGGGCGGCTGAAGGACGCCGGCACGCTCGATCCCGTGCAGATCTCCGTCGGCAAGCTCAACAACTGCCGAGAGGCCATCCAGATCTGCCGCGACGCCCGCGCGATGCTCGGCGGCAACGGCATCACGCTCGACTACTCACCGCTGCGGCATGCGAACAACCTCGAATCCGTGCGCACCTACGAAGGCACCGACGAGGTCCACACCCTCATCCTCGGCCGCCACATCACCGGCCAGCAGGCGTTCCGGTAA
- a CDS encoding amidohydrolase family protein encodes MMRAIADARLGDHAEGAMELAIGNVSALLEGGARVIAGTDANETPFAPVPHGLSLHSELGYLVQAGMTSAEAIRAATSAAADAFGLGDRGRIVEGGRADLVLVHGDPVADLSVLSTPAEVVVGGRRLA; translated from the coding sequence ATGATGCGCGCGATCGCCGACGCCCGCCTCGGCGACCATGCCGAAGGTGCGATGGAGCTGGCGATCGGCAACGTCAGCGCCCTGCTCGAGGGCGGGGCGAGGGTCATCGCCGGGACGGACGCGAACGAGACTCCGTTCGCCCCGGTGCCGCACGGTCTTTCTCTGCATTCCGAGCTCGGCTACCTCGTGCAGGCAGGGATGACCAGCGCCGAGGCGATTCGGGCAGCGACATCGGCGGCTGCGGACGCGTTCGGGCTGGGCGATCGCGGTCGCATCGTCGAGGGAGGACGCGCGGACCTCGTTCTTGTTCACGGAGATCCGGTCGCGGATCTCTCGGTGTTGAGCACGCCTGCCGAGGTGGTCGTCGGCGGACGTCGGCTCGCGTGA
- a CDS encoding threonine/serine exporter family protein: MDEASEASIPAQDLLVTIGAGLLAGGISSVDVEDALTGLAPAVGLRPINVAALPKGLFLTVGSDSTTRFERIGPDLRFDQTAKLLDIVDALRARRLGIDAARRMIDTEVYGTAPRWPVWLSHLGAIPIGIGLCLLLEPGLVNLAFAAIGSLIVAGVLAINSRHSTLGPLLPVASAFIVGVLMLIGYRLGWLESPLRTIVATLALLLPGSAVVTGLTEISAGALSAGSSRLVSSTVQLAMFIAGVAGAAVVTGTGAEALANSQLTHSTWWLSALGVAAATLGLILYLHTPLEHTVPIVATIAAAALAQLGLGAVFGAAIGGLAGALTASLVAVLLSRVPTGPIWRISFVPAFLVVAPGSFGLLNASQVEFGDGSGVAGSLLAAATTFFTIAIGTVIGSALAHAAEPKDEIVA; the protein is encoded by the coding sequence GTGGACGAGGCAAGCGAAGCGAGCATTCCCGCTCAGGACCTGTTAGTCACCATCGGCGCCGGTCTGCTCGCCGGCGGGATCTCTTCAGTCGATGTCGAAGACGCCCTCACCGGACTTGCACCCGCCGTCGGTCTCAGGCCCATCAATGTCGCAGCTCTGCCCAAGGGACTGTTCCTCACGGTCGGATCCGACAGCACGACTCGCTTCGAACGCATCGGCCCGGATCTGCGCTTCGACCAGACCGCGAAGCTGCTCGACATCGTCGATGCCCTCCGAGCCCGCCGACTCGGCATCGACGCCGCCCGGAGAATGATCGACACGGAAGTTTACGGCACCGCCCCACGCTGGCCGGTCTGGCTCTCCCACCTCGGCGCGATCCCGATCGGCATCGGACTGTGCCTGCTGCTCGAACCCGGACTCGTCAATCTCGCCTTCGCCGCGATCGGCTCACTCATCGTCGCCGGTGTGCTCGCCATCAACAGCCGGCACTCCACCCTCGGCCCGCTGCTGCCCGTGGCCTCGGCGTTCATCGTCGGCGTCCTCATGCTCATCGGTTACCGCCTCGGCTGGCTGGAGAGCCCCCTGCGCACGATCGTCGCCACACTGGCGCTGCTGCTGCCCGGCAGCGCCGTGGTCACCGGGCTGACCGAGATCTCCGCCGGCGCCCTGTCCGCCGGCAGTTCTCGGCTCGTGTCCTCCACGGTGCAGCTGGCGATGTTCATCGCCGGTGTCGCCGGGGCCGCCGTCGTCACGGGCACCGGCGCCGAGGCGCTCGCGAACTCCCAGCTGACCCATTCCACGTGGTGGCTCTCCGCCCTCGGAGTCGCCGCGGCGACCCTGGGTCTCATCCTCTACCTGCACACCCCGCTCGAGCACACCGTGCCGATCGTGGCCACCATCGCCGCCGCGGCCCTCGCCCAGCTGGGTCTCGGCGCGGTGTTCGGCGCGGCCATCGGCGGTCTCGCCGGGGCTCTGACTGCTTCGCTGGTGGCCGTCCTACTCTCACGGGTGCCGACAGGACCGATCTGGCGGATCAGCTTCGTGCCCGCATTCCTCGTCGTGGCACCCGGGTCGTTCGGGCTGCTCAACGCCTCGCAGGTCGAATTCGGAGACGGATCCGGAGTTGCCGGCAGTCTGCTTGCCGCCGCGACGACGTTCTTCACGATCGCCATCGGCACCGTCATCGGCTCAGCGCTGGCCCACGCTGCTGAACCCAAGGACGAAATCGTCGCCTGA
- a CDS encoding LysR family transcriptional regulator has protein sequence MEFRQVTAFLAVAEELHFGRAAERLHIAQPALSQIIRALERDLDVELFERTTRRVRLTPAGEALLEPAAAIGTQVDGARRIARAAQQGLAGRVRIGFGGTSGYSILSRLAREVGQRHPGINLDLRPQMYCGEAAIALRDGEMDLAVVSPPAPAGVDVHVIRQESVMLAVPSDHPMAGRESIGMAELTGQPFISYAPSHGSQVREVMMRLADEAGFLPRIVQEAPDPYSLLALVGAQVGMAIVVEPSEHIRIDGVAYVRLDEGAEAFTLALGWRRNNPSEALARVIDIVRALLPSPFAT, from the coding sequence ATGGAATTCAGACAGGTCACGGCATTCCTTGCCGTCGCCGAGGAGCTGCATTTCGGACGGGCAGCAGAGCGGCTGCACATCGCCCAGCCGGCGCTGAGTCAGATCATTCGGGCGCTCGAGCGTGACCTCGACGTCGAACTCTTCGAGCGGACGACGAGGCGGGTGCGGCTGACACCGGCCGGTGAGGCGCTGCTCGAACCGGCTGCGGCGATCGGCACCCAGGTCGACGGTGCCCGGCGCATTGCCCGTGCCGCCCAGCAGGGACTCGCGGGTCGGGTTCGCATCGGCTTCGGCGGCACGAGCGGCTATTCGATCCTCTCCCGTCTGGCCAGAGAGGTCGGGCAGCGGCATCCTGGCATCAACCTCGACCTGCGACCGCAGATGTACTGCGGGGAAGCCGCGATCGCCTTGCGCGATGGGGAGATGGACCTCGCGGTCGTCAGCCCGCCCGCACCGGCCGGGGTCGACGTCCACGTCATCCGTCAGGAGAGCGTCATGCTCGCGGTACCCTCAGATCACCCTATGGCCGGTCGCGAGTCGATCGGCATGGCCGAACTCACCGGGCAGCCGTTCATCTCCTACGCTCCGTCCCATGGTTCGCAGGTGAGAGAGGTGATGATGCGTCTGGCAGATGAGGCCGGTTTCCTGCCTCGTATCGTCCAGGAGGCCCCTGACCCCTACAGTCTCCTGGCTCTGGTGGGTGCCCAGGTCGGTATGGCTATCGTCGTCGAGCCCTCGGAGCACATCCGTATCGACGGGGTGGCCTACGTCCGTCTGGACGAGGGTGCAGAAGCCTTCACTCTCGCGCTCGGGTGGCGGCGGAACAACCCATCCGAAGCCTTAGCCCGGGTCATCGACATCGTTCGCGCCCTCCTCCCCTCCCCATTTGCTACCTGA
- a CDS encoding oxidoreductase, protein MLPITADLEHGFPSLDSQTFVVTGANSGLGRVSASALAAHGAHVILAVRNREKGEAAAKAMRGSVEVRELDLADLASVRRFAADLDGPIDVLINNAGIMIPPLGYTVDGFESQFGTNHLGHFALTNLLLPQTRSRVVTVSSLAHKQGAIDFSDLNWQRRRYRAMTAYAQSKLANLLFTTELDRRLAEAGSEVIATAAHPGLAATNLFHSAEGSPLRRGLSRAFTRLIAQRDTAGAAPTLNAAVADVPGNSYLGPGKAFETRGEPIFASRTPASLDPDVARRLWEESEELTGVRFPAL, encoded by the coding sequence ATGCTGCCCATCACTGCCGACCTCGAGCACGGTTTTCCGTCCCTCGACTCTCAGACCTTCGTCGTCACCGGAGCCAACAGCGGACTCGGGCGGGTAAGCGCGAGTGCTCTCGCCGCTCACGGAGCCCATGTCATCCTCGCGGTGCGTAACCGGGAGAAAGGTGAGGCCGCTGCGAAGGCGATGCGCGGGTCGGTCGAGGTCCGGGAACTCGACCTCGCGGACCTCGCCTCGGTGCGACGCTTCGCCGCCGACCTCGATGGCCCGATCGACGTCCTCATCAACAATGCGGGCATTATGATCCCGCCCCTGGGCTATACGGTCGACGGTTTCGAGTCCCAGTTCGGAACGAACCACCTCGGACACTTCGCGCTGACCAACCTGCTTCTGCCGCAGACCCGTTCTCGGGTGGTCACCGTCTCCTCACTCGCCCACAAGCAGGGTGCCATCGACTTCTCCGACCTCAACTGGCAGCGCCGGCGGTATCGGGCAATGACTGCCTATGCCCAGTCGAAGCTTGCGAACCTGCTCTTCACCACCGAGCTCGATCGGCGGCTGGCGGAGGCGGGTTCCGAGGTGATCGCGACCGCAGCCCATCCCGGACTGGCGGCGACGAACCTCTTCCACTCCGCCGAGGGTTCGCCGCTGCGGCGGGGACTGAGCAGGGCGTTCACACGACTCATCGCGCAGCGTGACACGGCTGGTGCCGCACCGACCCTGAACGCAGCGGTGGCCGATGTGCCGGGCAATTCCTACCTGGGTCCGGGCAAGGCGTTCGAGACCCGCGGCGAACCCATCTTCGCCAGCCGGACGCCGGCCTCGCTCGATCCGGACGTCGCGCGGCGGCTGTGGGAGGAATCGGAGGAACTGACGGGAGTCAGGTTCCCTGCCTTGTGA
- a CDS encoding amidohydrolase family protein, with the protein MRLITIEEHTLYADVARSSSQRAQLVSPHFNEAYAPNAGLSYSPTAEQLEDLDDGRISDMDKHGIDMQVLSNLSTQYLPPEVAPDLVRYVNDRLAAAVRRHPDRFAAFASVPTSAPDAAPAELQRAVEELGHVGALIYGRTEDDFLSAPRFEPLLRTAADLEVPIYLHPAPPTRITSADNYERGLDSAVAARFATAAWGWHNESGIHFLQLVLNGVFDRFPDLQIILGHWGEMVPWFLDRLDEALPRQITGLERTIGDYMRSNAYYTPSGMFTAAHMRFCTDMLGTDRMIYSVDYPFIGNEGARAFLENSELQEDAQHDVAHRNAERLLRL; encoded by the coding sequence ATGAGACTGATCACCATCGAAGAGCACACACTGTACGCGGATGTCGCCCGCTCGAGCTCACAACGAGCCCAGCTGGTCTCTCCTCATTTCAACGAAGCCTATGCGCCCAATGCCGGACTGTCGTACAGTCCGACTGCGGAACAGCTCGAGGATCTCGACGATGGTCGCATCTCCGACATGGATAAGCATGGGATCGACATGCAGGTGCTGTCCAACCTCTCGACTCAATACCTGCCGCCCGAAGTCGCTCCCGATCTCGTCAGATACGTGAACGACAGGCTTGCCGCGGCAGTGCGCCGCCATCCCGACAGGTTCGCGGCATTCGCGTCCGTGCCGACTTCCGCTCCGGACGCTGCACCTGCGGAGCTGCAACGGGCAGTCGAGGAACTGGGGCATGTCGGCGCACTCATCTATGGGCGCACCGAGGACGACTTTCTGAGCGCACCGCGGTTCGAACCGCTGCTGCGAACCGCCGCAGATCTCGAGGTACCGATCTACCTGCATCCGGCCCCTCCGACTCGAATCACCAGCGCCGACAATTACGAACGCGGACTGGATTCCGCAGTAGCCGCACGTTTCGCGACCGCAGCATGGGGCTGGCACAACGAGTCGGGCATCCACTTCTTGCAGCTGGTCCTCAACGGAGTCTTCGACCGGTTCCCGGATCTGCAGATCATTCTGGGTCACTGGGGTGAGATGGTCCCCTGGTTCCTTGACCGACTCGACGAAGCTCTGCCGAGACAGATCACCGGACTTGAGCGCACCATCGGCGACTACATGCGCTCGAATGCCTACTACACACCCAGCGGAATGTTCACCGCGGCCCACATGCGTTTCTGCACAGACATGCTCGGCACTGACAGGATGATCTATTCCGTCGACTACCCGTTCATCGGCAACGAGGGAGCGAGAGCCTTTCTGGAGAATTCCGAACTGCAGGAGGACGCCCAACACGACGTAGCCCACCGCAATGCTGAGCGACTGCTCCGACTCTGA